In a single window of the Fusobacterium sp. genome:
- a CDS encoding GTP-binding protein: MAKAKFERSKPHVNIGTIGHVDHGKTTTTAAI, from the coding sequence ATGGCTAAAGCAAAATTCGAAAGAAGCAAACCCCATGTAAACATTGGAACAATTGGACACGTTGACCACGGAAAAACAACAACAACAGCAGCTATCT